A stretch of the Argentina anserina chromosome 6, drPotAnse1.1, whole genome shotgun sequence genome encodes the following:
- the LOC126800867 gene encoding shaggy-related protein kinase eta, with product MGPLGLGPRHHQEAPPESQPQRQPDLNEPLSHVTRRPSDMDSHKEMSAPVIEGNDAVTGHIISTTIGGKNGEPKQTISYMAERAVGTGSFGIVFQAKCLETGETVAIKKVLQDRRYKNRELQLMRLMDHPNVVSLKHCFFSTTTKDELFLNLVMEYVPETMYRVLKHYSTMNQRMPLIYVKLYTYQIFRGLAYIHAVPGVCHRDVKPQNLLVDPLTHQVKICDFGSAKVLVKGEANISYICSRYYRAPELIFGATEYTTSIDIWSAGCVLAELLLGQPLFPGENAVDQLVEIIKVLGTPTREEIRCMNPNYTDFRFPQVKAHPWHKVFHKRMPPEAIDLASRLLQYSPSLRCTALEACTHPFFDELRVPNARLPNGRPLPPLFNFKQELIGASPELISRLIPEHMRQQMGLGLPHPAGT from the exons ATGGGGCCTTTGGGTTTGGGGCCAAGGCATCATCAAGAAGCACCACCAGAGTCACAGCCACAGCGACAACCTGACCTCAATGAGCCTCTGAGCCACGTCACTCGCCGCCCCTCCGATATGGACTCCCACAAG GAAATGTCGGCTCCTGTTATCGAGGGAAATGATGCAGTCACTGGTCACATCATTTCCACGACCATTGGTGGGAAAAATGGTGAACCCAAACAG ACGATAAGTTATATGGCAGAGCGTGCTGTAGGTACTGGATCATTTGGAATCGTATTTCAG GCAAAATGCTTGGAAACTGGAGAAACAGTGGCCATAAAGAAGGTGTTGCAGGACAGGAGGTATAAAAATCGAGAATTGCAGCTAATGCGTTTGATGGATCACCCAAATGTTGTTTCCCTGAAACATTGTTTCTTCTCTACAACGACTAAAGATGAGCTTTTCCTGAATTTGGTTATGGAATATGTACCCGAGACTATGTACAGGGTTCTGAAGCACTATAGTACTATGAACCAGAGGATGCCACTCATCTATGTGAAATTGTATACATATCAA ATTTTTAGGGGCCTTGCTTACATCCATGCTGTTCCTGGGGTTTGCCATAGAGATGTGAAACCTCAAAACCTTTTG GTTGATCCCCTTACCCACCAGGTTAAAATTTGCGATTTTGGAAGTGCAAAAGTATTG GTCAAGGGTGAAGCAAACATTTCCTACATATGTTCTCGCTACTATCGAGCTCCTGAGCTCATCTTTGGTGCAACTGAGTATACAACTTCAATCGACATCTGGTCAGCTGGTTGTGTTCTTGCTGAGCTCCTTCTAGGCCAG CCCTTGTTTCCAGGAGAGAATGCAGTGGATCAACTTGTAGAGATTATCAAG GTTCTTGGTACTCCAACCAGAGAAGAAATTCGATGCATGAATCCAAACTACACAGATTTCAGGTTCCCTCAGGTCAAAGCTCATCCTTGGCATAAG GTTTTCCACAAAAGAATGCCACCAGAAGCAATTGACCTTGCTTCACGGCTTCTTCAATATTCACCAAGTTTACGCTGCACTGCG CTCGAAGCATGCACACATCCTTTTTTCGACGAACTCCGTGTGCCTAATGCACGCCTACCAAATGGCCGGCCTTTGCCACCACTTTTCAACTTCAAACAAGAA TTAATTGGAGCATCACCCGAACTGATCAGCAGGCTCATACCAGAGCATATGCGGCAGCAGATGGGTCTTGGATTACCACACCCAGCAGGTACTTAA
- the LOC126797889 gene encoding aspartate aminotransferase, mitochondrial — protein MALSTKLFRRSSTAVLGARSMSWWRSVQPAPKDPILGVTEAFLADPSPHKVNVGVGAYRDDNGKPVVLECVREAEGKIAGNLNMEYLPMGGCVDLVEETLKLAYGETSECLKAKRIAAVQSLSGTGACRLFADFQNRFRPDSHIYIPVPTWSNHHNIWRDAHVPERTYHYYHPETKGLDFAGLIDDVKNAPSGSFFLLHACAHNPTGVDPSEEQWKEISYQMKSKGHFALFDMAYQGFASGDPEKDAKAIRIFLEDDHLIGISQSYAKNMGLYGQRVGCLSLLCEDEKQAVAVKSQLQQIARPMYSNPPVHGPLIVSTILGDPDLKNLWLREVKGMADRIIGMRTALRENLEKLGSPLSWEHVTNQIGMFCYSGMTPEQVDRLTNEFHIYMTRNGRISMAGVTTGNVGYLAKAIHEVTKSA, from the exons ATGGCGCTCTCCACCAAGCTCTTCCGCCGGAGCTCCACCGCAGTCCTCGGCGCGCGATCCATGTCGTGGTGGCGGAGTGTCCAACCAGCTCCCAAAGACCCCATCCTCGGCGTCACCGAAGCCTTCCTCGCCGATCCAAGTCCTCACAAAGTCAATGTTGGAGTC GGTGCCTACCGTGACGATAATGGGAAGCCGGTTGTTCTGGAATGTGTTAGAGAAGCAGAGGGGAAGATTGCCGGAAATTTGAACAT GGAATATCTTCCTATGGGGGGCTGTGTGGACTTGGTGGAAGAAACATTGAAGCTGGCCTATGGAGAGACTTCTGAGTGCCTCAAAGCTAAAAGGATAGCAGCAGTGCAATCTCTATCTGGCACTGGTGCATGCCGTCTTTTTGCAGACTTTCAAAACCGTTTTCGCCCAGATTCTCATATCTACATTCCAGTGCCAACATGGTCCAA CCACCATAACATCTGGAGAGATGCCCATGTCCCTGAAAGAACTTACCATTACTATCATCCAGAGACCAAGGGATTGGACTTTGCAGGActgattgatgatgtaaaG AATGCTCCAAGTGGTTCATTCTTTCTACTTCATGCATGCGCTCACAATCCCACTGGAGTCGATCCTTCGGAGGAACAATGGAAAGAGATCTCGTACCAGATGAAG AGTAAGGGTCATTTTGCCTTGTTTGACATGGCATATCAAGGGTTTGCTAGTGGTGACCCAGAGAAAGATGCAAAAGCCATCAGAATTTTTCTCGAGGATGATCATCTAATTGGAATTTCTCAATCTTATGCAAAAAATATGGGACTCTATGGCCAGAGAGTTGGATGCCTAAG CTTGCTTTGTGAGGATGAAAAACAAGCTGTAGCTGTAAAAAGTCAGTTGCAGCAAATTGCCAGACCCATGTATAGTAATCCACCTGTTCATGGACCCCTGATAGTGTCAACTATTCTTGGTGATCCAGACTTGAAGAATTTGTGGCTCCGAGAAGTTAAG GGCATGGCAGATCGCATTATCGGAATGCGAACTGCTCTACGTGAAAACCTTGAGAAGTTGGGATCACCCTTATCTTGGGAGCACGTAACAAATCAG ATTGGCATGTTTTGCTATAGTGGAATGACACCTGAACAGGTTGATCGTTTGACAAAcgaatttcatatatatatgactcgCAATGGTCGAATCAG TATGGCGGGTGTTACTACGGGCAATGTTGGATATCTGGCAAAGGCCATACATGAAGTAACAAAATCTGCATAG